Genomic segment of Methanolobus mangrovi:
AAATCAGGTGCTATGAGCTTTAAAACGTAATTCAGAGGTAAAAATGGCAAAAATTAATGTATTTGAGATTCCAAGGGATGATCTTAACGCAAAATTAGGAGGTGGCTTTCCTGCCGGTTCACTGGTAGTGATCGAGGGTGGTAGCGGTGGTGGAAAGAGCTCCATCAGCCAGAGACTTTCTTTTGGTTTGAACGAGAATGACGTAAGTGTTACTTTAGTTTCCACTCAGATGACAACAAAAGGCTTTATCAACCAAATGTACTCTCTGGATTACCCGATAGCTCCTTTCCTTTTGAATGGTCTTCTATTGTACATTCCGGTAATTCCACTGGTGCAGGCTGCAAAATCACGTTCCGATTTCATTGAACGATTAATGGCGGCAGAAGAGCTTTTCGAGAAGAATGTTATAATCATTGATACTCTTTCCTCCCTGATAAAATACAGTGTGAATATAGAGAAAAGTCTAGAACTGATTTCATTTTTCAAAAAGCTCAATGGTATGGGGAAAGTGATCATACTGACAATAGAGTCTAACCAGCTGAGTGAGGAGATTGCCTCTATGTTCCGTTCTTCCTGTGATGTTTACATTACTCTTAAATCAAAGCCACTGGGAAGTGAAGTCAAGAGAACTATTCTCGTAAACAAGTTTACGGGAGCCAAAGGCCCTGTAGGTCAAATGATAGGTTTCAGGATCGAACCAAGGGTTGGTCTTGTTGTCGAGATCGCTTCAGTATCATAAGATCAAAAGAGTGGTTAGATGGATCCGGAATTTCAAAAAGCTGTACAAAGAAACCCTCATCTTGGAATATATGTAAAGAAATTTATGCAGGAAACCGGAGCAGATGAACCCACTTTTATGGTGAGCCTTTCAAAAGATATTGACAAAGAAAATGTTAACATCATTCTTCCAGTGGGAGATCCTGTATTCGTTCATCTTTACGGGAGCTCCGAAATTGGTGAGGTCAAATATTATGGAATAGAACCTTTACTCAACAACACTGAAAGAAAAAAATATGAAGCTGTTCTGGATATTATTCTTGAAAGATCATCCTATGAGCCTGTTCCTGAGTCTGAGGCTGATCTCAAGGAACTTATTACTAAGCTACTCAACGAAGCAATTGATATTGGTTCAGGTGGGAACGTCGAAGAAAAAGGAACCGGCAAGTTCAATATACTCCAAAAGCTGATGCCCATACAAAAAAAGGTTCCGATGACCCAGAGTGAGTACAACAAGATTCTCTATCACCTGGAAAGGGACATTATTGGTTCCGGGCCAATCGAACCCATTATCAGGGACCCTTATCTTGAAGATATCCACAGTATTGGCATTGATAATGTGTTCATCGTTCACAAAATATTCGATATGGTGAAGACTGACCTCACGTTCGGGGATGAGCAGGGACTGGATAACTGGCTGAGGAGCATGAGTGAGCGTATCGGTCGTCCTGTAAGTGATGCCCGCCCTATCGCGGATGGTGCTCTTCCAGATGGTTCCCGTATCAATATTATTTACAGTCTGGATGTCAGTAAGCGTGGAAGCAGTTTTACCATGCGTAAGTTCAGTGAGGTGCCTGTGAGCATTATCCAGCTCATTACCTGGGGTGCACTGAGTGCGGAAATGGCAGCTTATATGTGGATGTGTCTTGAGAATGGTATGAGTATTTTCTTTAGTGGTGAGACTGCAAGCGGGAAAACAACGATGCTTAATGCATGTCTTGCTTTTGTAAATCCTAGATCTAAAGTATTCTCCGCCGAGGATACGGCTGAAGTCCAGCCACCGCAGCCTGTATGGCAGCAGCTGATAACTCGTGAGGAAGGTCCTATTGACTCAAGGGTAGATACTTTCGCCCTACTTAAGGCTGCACTTCGTTCAAGACCAAACTACATCATAGTTGGTGAAATTCGAGGAGCTGAAGGTAACGTAGCTTTCCAGGGTATGCAGACAGGACACCCTGTACTTGCAACATTCCACGCATCTGCAGTTTCAAAGATGATACAGCGTCTCACAGCAGACCCTATCAACGTACCTGTCACGTTCATTGATAATCTGAACATTGCAATGATCCTGTCAGCTGTCTATCGTAAAGGTAAATTCCTGCGACGTGCCCTTGCAATTGAGGAGATTGAAGGTTATTACGAGGAGATTGGTGGTGTTGCCACAAGGGCTGTTTTCCAGTGGGAACCTGATACTGACAAGCATAAGTTCCGTGGTCTGAACAATAGTTACATCCTGGAAGACAAAATAGCTACAAAACTTGGTTATGAGGACAAGAGGATGATATATCAGGATCTTTTCCTCAGGGCAAGAATACTTGATGAAATGAAATCACGAGGTATCGAAGACTATTACGATGTTCTTGAGATCATAGTCAACTTCTATAAACATGGTGTTGAAGGCCTTCCATTTACAATCTAGGTGAGCTTCATGAGTTATGAAAAGGCATTCAAGAATATTGGCATGGAACCTAAGGCTTATGCCAAGAAGTTTGCCTTACCTATAATATCATTCGGTTTTATTTTTTCAATAATTCTTATGGTAGCGTTTCCTGCACTTTTCACGGGTACTACCAAGTATATACCAGCATTAATTCCGGTTATATGTATTATCTTTGCCTTATCATATCCTTTGACAATTCTTGCTGCCAAGGCATCACGTATAGACAATAATATGCACTACTATATCACTCAGATGGGTTCAATTGCAACAGCGGAAACCCCAAGGATAGATATAGTACGTATCGTTTCAGAAAATGAGGATTACCAGGAACTTGCCGAGGAAACAAAGAAGATCTACGATCTTGTAACCGTATGGCATCTTAGTCTTGCTGATGCATGTCGCTTTATTTCTAAAAGAACTCCTTCTATTATATTCGAGGACTTCCTTGACAGATTCGCACATGCACTTCAGTCGGGAGAAGATGTTAAAACCTTCCTTTTTGCAGAGCAGAGTGTGGTAATGAATGAGTATGAATCAATGTATTTCGGTGCCCTTTATGTTGTTGAGATCATTAAGGAACTATTCGTGTCCCTTGTGATGTCCCTGATATTCATGGCATCATTTGCTGTCATCATGCCGGTCATTACAGGTATGAATGCAGAACTTCTCATGAGTATAGTCGTGCTCGTCTTCCTTGTAACAGATCTTGTAATGGTAATGTTCACAAAAAGCAAAATACCAAAAGATCCTGCATGGAGTCGTTCTTCCAATATGACTGAGAACAAGTTAAAGTTATATCGTTCAGTACCAATTTCCATAGCTGGCTGCATAATTGTGTTTATCGCAGTTTCACTTTATGGGAAGATAGAAACTTCAATTGCTGTGGCTATGGTTTTAACTCCTCTCGTTTATACAGGCCATGTATCAAGGTCAATAGAGAAGAGTATTCGTAGGAAAGATGAGAACTTCCCTGCATTCATCCGTTCTCTTGGAAGTTCTGCCGGTGCAAGGGGTGGTGTCATTGATGATGCACTGAAAGCCCTGAGAGCGCATGACTTCGGTCCTCTGACAAAAGATGTGAACAACCTTTACAAGATGCTTGTCACCAGAATCGACAAATTTGGCTCATGGGAATATTTCTCAGCTAACACCGGAAGTAATCTGATACAGCGTTTTTCTGTAATGTTTGTGCAGGCAACTAATCTGGGTGGCCAGCCAGAGATCATCGGGGATATAATAGCAACGAACTTCCACAAGATAGTAACTCTCAGGAAAAAGAGATCACAGTCTGCCGGAAGTCTTGTCGGTGTCCTGTATGGCCTTACAGGCGGTATTGGTTTTACCATGTATATCTCACTTGGTGTGGTGGGACTTATGCAGGATATGTTCTCGGCTGTGGAAATGCCTCCGGGGATGTCCATGGGAATGGTGCTGTATACGGATGTCGGCAGCATTGAGACACTTTCAAACATGGTTATGTTGATAATGGTTGGTCATTCCCTGATGTCCGCTCTTCTTATCAGGATAGTGGATGGAGGGCATATGTTGAGTGCCACCACTGACTTTGTGATAATGGTATGGATATCCGGGGTAAGTGCAGTCGTCACTATGTCAGGTGTATCTTCGTTACTGAATCTAAGCTAAAAAAATTTAAATATCAAAAGAATGGAAAGCAACTAGGACTTTTCATTCCATTTTTGTTCTTATGTATTTTGCAATAGTGTTGCCAACTTCTGATGTGGTATGTTTGCCACCAAGATCCGGCGTGCAAATACCCATATTAAGTGCGACATCTATGGCTTCTTCAACAATGGCTGCTTCTGCAAGATCGCCATGCCATTCAAGGAGCATTTTCAGACTCAGTATTGCAGCGACAGGATTTGCCCTATTATTACCAGCAATGTCAGGAGCACTTCCATGCACCGGTTCGAAGAATGCATATTTCTCTCCGATATTGGCGCTGGGCAGAAGGCCAAGTCCACCAACCAGGGCACCTGACATATCACTCAGGATATCTCCAAAGAGATTGGTTGTAACTATGACATCATAATTCCATGGAGATGTAATGAGGTTGTAGGCAAATGAGTCTACAAGTTCATCCCGGTGCAGCACCCCTGTATCTATTGCAGACTGCCGGGAAACATCAAGAAATAGCTTGTCTGACTTCATAACATTGGATTTATGGACTATCGTCAGTTTGTTCATTCTGCTCTTTGCAAGTTTGCAAGCGTAATCAGCAATTCTTTTTGATCCTTTTCTTGTGACCACTCGTTTGGTGGTGGAAATATCAGTCCCTATTTCCTCGATACCCGAATACAGCCCTTCTGTATTTTCTCTCACAATGATGAAATTGAAATCATTACGCTCATGAATTCCCTTTACAGAGGGCAAAGGACGTATGGGGCGTATATTTGCGTACATGTCCAGTTCTTTGCGAATGGTCAGGAGCACGCTCTTATAATTAGGGTCAGGTGGCGTTGTTACTGCGCCGAAGAATACACAATCACATTCTTTCAATGTATCTATATCTTCGTCGGTTATTGCAGAACCTGTCCTCTCCCATTTTCCATAACCAAGTTCCACCGGTATTTTTTCAACATCAAGGCCCAGTGAGTCAAGGACCTCTATTGCCGCGGGAATAACTTCTTTACCGATTCCATCGCCTTCGACAACTGCCAATTTCATGATTGTTCCTCTTTGTTTTTTCTTATGTCAGCAATAAGTTCCCATACAGCTTTAGCCACTTCGAATTCAGATGCACCCCAGTGGACCATTGCTCCGCGAATACCATTAATGGTCACGATGCCGGATTTTTCGGAGCGACAACACCTTGTTATGAAAGGCTTCGATGGTTTGAATACATCGGATTTAAAGGGACATATATTAATAAATGAATACTCAAGTCCCGGGAATCGTGATTCAAACAGGGTCCTTGATATCTCACATCCGACCAGCAGTGCACCATCTTCTTCAATTACATCGCAATCAAGGCATTTTCCTTCCAGGCCGGAAGAAGAACATGGGAATACGGTATTTTCACCTTCAAATTTTCGAAGGTTTGTGAGATTTTCTGAGAACTTGATCGTAAGTTCTCCGAATATTCCGCTTTGTTCCAATCTTCGTACAACACTTGCAAGCCAGGAAGGCTCAGGTGGCACTACATCCACGATTTCAATATCCATAATTGCTGAAAGGTCAGGTTTGTGCACAAAGGTCAGGTGCTTGTCGATGCCTGTGAATATGACCGTGGTGATATTTCCCTTGCAGATATCTGATGCAATCTCTATTAGTAGTGCCCTGTCTTTGATATTCAGTTCTTTTCCATAACGAACTATCTCATCACCTGAAGCTAGCATATTCAGTGCAGTAACCTCTCTTAGCAGTTCACCACCCTGATGTGTCACTTCATAAAGGGAGTAACTACTCTCTGAATCGCAATTTTCTACAATAAGGTATTTCGTAAGGAAGTAGATGCGCCTGTCCTTGCCATCGGGAATCTCCCTGCTATGGCCGATATGTTTGTATTCATCAGGAAATATCATTTTCATATGATTACTGTGAGTTCTTCTTTGCTTTACGCTGGGCTACGAGTCCACCTTTAGTCAGCATTTCAAGAAGGAAATCAGGTAGCTTGTTTCCATGGAACACTTTACCGTTAACTTTTACAGTTCCCTGAAGCAAGTCAATTTCCACTTCATCGCCTTCACTGCACTGTACGTCTGCTTCCATGAGTGGCAGTCCGACATTGATGGCATTCCTGAAGAATATCCTCCCAAATGATTTTGCTACTATGCATGCAACACCTGCATACTTTAGTGCCAATACTGCCTGTTCCCTGGAAGAGCCACATCCAAAGTTATCATCTGCAACGATGACATCTCCCTTTTTAACCTTTTTAGAGAACTCAGGGTCTATTCCTTCCATAGCATGATCAGCAAGGGCCTGCATATCTGTTGTGCGCAGGTATTTTCCGGGAATTATTACATCGGTATCGATATCACTGCCGAATATCCATGCTTTTCCCTTGATTATATTGTCCAATATATCACCTTAGAGCTAGCTTCTGCATGATGTTATTTGTAAGTATCGGGAAAGTAAAAAAAGTAAAGATAGAATGGGGATGAAGATTTTACACTTCAATTGTATTCCCATTCAATACATCCAGTTCACTCACACTGACCTGTTCAATGACATCTCCGTAGCTTATCACATAAGGTCCCGTTGGCATGGTGTCAAATTGTGTTTCGCCTTCAATTGGTCCTTCTGTCGAATAAGGCACGGTGAAAGAATATGTTCCATCAGATGTGGTGGATTGCGTATAAGTGAATGTCCTCATCTGATTTGTCCGTATAGTGTTGCTGATGGTCACAGTTTCATTTTCAGGTGCTGTTCCTGTGATGGAGGCACCTTCAACGTATTCAAATATCTTCACATATCCTGTGTTCTCTTCAGCCAGATTTCCGCTGTAAAGGACATTATATACATTCTTATATCCGGGTTCCTGTGTGCTTCCTATGGGTGACTCATGCACCAGACGGTATTGTTTAAGTCCATTACCATCGAATATGTGAAGCCTTGCTTCCATTGAATTGTAGTATCGTGGACCTGGCACAGTCATGGTTCCTGAATCTGTTTGCACCTGTATGTAATAGTCAGCTGTGTCCAGTGTCCAGGCGGTCATAGCATAGAATTTCCCAGTAGCCATTTCAACGTCTGAAACGATGTAACGTGCACCTGCCTTTTCAGGATCAGGGTGTATGGCCTCAAGCACTTCTGTTGCTGCTTCCTCAGAAGGAGTCGTGAAGAAAGTGGATGCACCAGGTAGGTTTTCTTCTTCGATACTATTCCTGCGACCTCCTACACCTTGCTGGAAGGGGTTGGCGTTTGGAATGCGATGTCCTATTACTTCTATCCAGTGTCCGTAATCCCACCAGGACATGACACCGTATGCAGTTTCAGGGTACTGGTAGGTTTCACTTTCGGCAGGAATCTCATAGCTTTCATAATAATCAAGCCCCGGGTCAGGTGTGTTGTATCTGAGCCATTGGGTTGCTTCTATCCAGTAGCCGTTAGGTCCTCCGGTACCCTGTGATTGCTGCATCGCAAGGCTGTAGCTTGGGTATATGAGGATAAGTACGATGAATGCGGCTGAAAGTATGTGCATTAGTTTTATGTTCTTAGCATTGAATGTCTTTGATTTAATGTTCTCAATCAGTTTTTCCCATCCTGCCATTTCAAGCACTTTAACACCTACCCATGCACTTAGGATAGCAGCATTTACAGAATAATAGTATGCAAAACGGTTCTGCTGAAGCATGGCCCAGATGATCATGAGTGTCCAGACTATCAGGAATGTGTTCTCAGGTGCGTTCTTCTGGGTAAATGCCTTGTAGATGAGTATAGCCAGTGCGACGAATGAGATGTATCCCAAAGCCCCGAAATTGTACCAGAGGGGTTGCAGGGAGAATTGCCCACCAAGGGAGAGGAGGGGGGAGGCTTCAGCGATGGTAAGGCCACCACCGGTGCGCATAAAGTAACTGGTCAAGCTGGCGATGAGTGCATAGGTAGATGGTGAGAATGTCTTTGAGAGGATAATCACTATGATTGACAATATTGCTATCAAAAGTGGGTAATAATATCCTTCAACTTTCCTTTTGTTAAGTTCTATGGATATTAGGGTAAGGATTGGGAAGGCTAAAATTCCACCGAAGAGACCCTTTATCAAGAGTCCTTTGGAAGAGAGGTTAGGTACCATTAGTACCATCAGCAATGCAATACCAAAAATTATCACGCCGCTGACTGCAAGATAATCAGTAGGGCGTTTGTGCATATGATTGATTATATGTTGCACTGTGATGTAGATGCCAAGAATGAAACAGAAGAATACGGCACCATACCATGCGAGTGAGTAAGCTCCCAGTGCTAATCCTGCCATTATGATGTATGGCAAGGAAGATTTCAGGGAGTCAAAGTTCCTGTTCTTTAGGTCTTCGAAGGTAATCGGCTTTTTGTAGGCGATCTTCAGTGCCATTATCATGAACATTGCCACAACAGTGGTTAGCAGAGTTTCAGCGATGTGGTGGTCATTGAATCCGATTATTGACCTTGAGAGGAACTGACCGGGTGCTAATGCTATAAGGAGTGCTGCCAGTAATCCTATCCTACGATTGAATAACCATTTAGCAGCAAAGTATGTGGGGATGACTACGATTGCCCCCAGGAAAGCAGGATAATATGCACAAACTTTGTAGATTAGGTCTTGACTGGGGTTCCCGAATCCTATAATCCAGATTATTGTCGAGAGTACCATATCAAATAATGGTGCAAAGATTTGGGTTGTACCATTTGGATATTGTGTGTGAGCATCGAACCACAGAATATTAGGGTAATTATGTAAAATGGACTCAACATTGCGCAGGTGGTACCATGGATCGTTTCCACCAAAACGTACGAAGGTGTCTGATATAAACACGCCTGCTCTAGGTATAGTTCTAATATATAGTGCTATAAGGAATGATATAAGAATACCTACACAGTAAGGTAGGAACTTAATTATTTTTGTCTTTTCATTTTCACCGGTCATATGCTTCACTCACATTTTATGCATATTGAATTCTTACTATTTTGAGGAACTAAACAACAGAACTTACAGAATTTGGGTTAGCTGTTTTTTATTGTGTAGCCCATAAAGAGAATTTTATTTTAAATTTGTAATGTATACCTCTTTATCCAATATATAACTATTATCAAATGAACATTAATTAATTTTAATTGTTTCTCTTCTGGAATCGGTTTTATGCATTTAAAATAGAATGTTGATTGGAAAAGTTGCAATAAATGAGTAAGTTTCAGTTCTTGCTGCTATATGTATAGAAATTGAGGCTTATCTATAGATATATTAATTGTTGTAACAAGCTACATCAATCATTTTTGTGTTTCAGAAGAACATTTTTTTTGTGGGAAATGCCTGTTACAAAAAGTTTTCCAGAATTAACCAGAGATCTGGTATTCTTGCTTCCAAGTATACTATTTAACGATGGATAAAATATTGCCCATGCATAGGATATGAGCCAGGGGATTGTAATAATTTTAAGTTGATGTTCTCGTCTTGCTTTTGCAGTTTCCTTTACCAACTTTATGCAGTTGTTAGTAATTCCTCCAGTTTGCATCCCAG
This window contains:
- a CDS encoding ATPase domain-containing protein; the encoded protein is MAKINVFEIPRDDLNAKLGGGFPAGSLVVIEGGSGGGKSSISQRLSFGLNENDVSVTLVSTQMTTKGFINQMYSLDYPIAPFLLNGLLLYIPVIPLVQAAKSRSDFIERLMAAEELFEKNVIIIDTLSSLIKYSVNIEKSLELISFFKKLNGMGKVIILTIESNQLSEEIASMFRSSCDVYITLKSKPLGSEVKRTILVNKFTGAKGPVGQMIGFRIEPRVGLVVEIASVS
- a CDS encoding type II/IV secretion system ATPase subunit, translated to MDPEFQKAVQRNPHLGIYVKKFMQETGADEPTFMVSLSKDIDKENVNIILPVGDPVFVHLYGSSEIGEVKYYGIEPLLNNTERKKYEAVLDIILERSSYEPVPESEADLKELITKLLNEAIDIGSGGNVEEKGTGKFNILQKLMPIQKKVPMTQSEYNKILYHLERDIIGSGPIEPIIRDPYLEDIHSIGIDNVFIVHKIFDMVKTDLTFGDEQGLDNWLRSMSERIGRPVSDARPIADGALPDGSRINIIYSLDVSKRGSSFTMRKFSEVPVSIIQLITWGALSAEMAAYMWMCLENGMSIFFSGETASGKTTMLNACLAFVNPRSKVFSAEDTAEVQPPQPVWQQLITREEGPIDSRVDTFALLKAALRSRPNYIIVGEIRGAEGNVAFQGMQTGHPVLATFHASAVSKMIQRLTADPINVPVTFIDNLNIAMILSAVYRKGKFLRRALAIEEIEGYYEEIGGVATRAVFQWEPDTDKHKFRGLNNSYILEDKIATKLGYEDKRMIYQDLFLRARILDEMKSRGIEDYYDVLEIIVNFYKHGVEGLPFTI
- the flaJ gene encoding archaellar assembly protein FlaJ — translated: MSYEKAFKNIGMEPKAYAKKFALPIISFGFIFSIILMVAFPALFTGTTKYIPALIPVICIIFALSYPLTILAAKASRIDNNMHYYITQMGSIATAETPRIDIVRIVSENEDYQELAEETKKIYDLVTVWHLSLADACRFISKRTPSIIFEDFLDRFAHALQSGEDVKTFLFAEQSVVMNEYESMYFGALYVVEIIKELFVSLVMSLIFMASFAVIMPVITGMNAELLMSIVVLVFLVTDLVMVMFTKSKIPKDPAWSRSSNMTENKLKLYRSVPISIAGCIIVFIAVSLYGKIETSIAVAMVLTPLVYTGHVSRSIEKSIRRKDENFPAFIRSLGSSAGARGGVIDDALKALRAHDFGPLTKDVNNLYKMLVTRIDKFGSWEYFSANTGSNLIQRFSVMFVQATNLGGQPEIIGDIIATNFHKIVTLRKKRSQSAGSLVGVLYGLTGGIGFTMYISLGVVGLMQDMFSAVEMPPGMSMGMVLYTDVGSIETLSNMVMLIMVGHSLMSALLIRIVDGGHMLSATTDFVIMVWISGVSAVVTMSGVSSLLNLS
- a CDS encoding isocitrate/isopropylmalate family dehydrogenase, coding for MKLAVVEGDGIGKEVIPAAIEVLDSLGLDVEKIPVELGYGKWERTGSAITDEDIDTLKECDCVFFGAVTTPPDPNYKSVLLTIRKELDMYANIRPIRPLPSVKGIHERNDFNFIIVRENTEGLYSGIEEIGTDISTTKRVVTRKGSKRIADYACKLAKSRMNKLTIVHKSNVMKSDKLFLDVSRQSAIDTGVLHRDELVDSFAYNLITSPWNYDVIVTTNLFGDILSDMSGALVGGLGLLPSANIGEKYAFFEPVHGSAPDIAGNNRANPVAAILSLKMLLEWHGDLAEAAIVEEAIDVALNMGICTPDLGGKHTTSEVGNTIAKYIRTKME
- a CDS encoding DUF7714 family protein, with the protein product MIFPDEYKHIGHSREIPDGKDRRIYFLTKYLIVENCDSESSYSLYEVTHQGGELLREVTALNMLASGDEIVRYGKELNIKDRALLIEIASDICKGNITTVIFTGIDKHLTFVHKPDLSAIMDIEIVDVVPPEPSWLASVVRRLEQSGIFGELTIKFSENLTNLRKFEGENTVFPCSSSGLEGKCLDCDVIEEDGALLVGCEISRTLFESRFPGLEYSFINICPFKSDVFKPSKPFITRCCRSEKSGIVTINGIRGAMVHWGASEFEVAKAVWELIADIRKNKEEQS
- a CDS encoding LeuD/DmdB family oxidoreductase small subunit, translated to MLDNIIKGKAWIFGSDIDTDVIIPGKYLRTTDMQALADHAMEGIDPEFSKKVKKGDVIVADDNFGCGSSREQAVLALKYAGVACIVAKSFGRIFFRNAINVGLPLMEADVQCSEGDEVEIDLLQGTVKVNGKVFHGNKLPDFLLEMLTKGGLVAQRKAKKNSQ
- a CDS encoding oligosaccharyl transferase, archaeosortase A system-associated, with product MTGENEKTKIIKFLPYCVGILISFLIALYIRTIPRAGVFISDTFVRFGGNDPWYHLRNVESILHNYPNILWFDAHTQYPNGTTQIFAPLFDMVLSTIIWIIGFGNPSQDLIYKVCAYYPAFLGAIVVIPTYFAAKWLFNRRIGLLAALLIALAPGQFLSRSIIGFNDHHIAETLLTTVVAMFMIMALKIAYKKPITFEDLKNRNFDSLKSSLPYIIMAGLALGAYSLAWYGAVFFCFILGIYITVQHIINHMHKRPTDYLAVSGVIIFGIALLMVLMVPNLSSKGLLIKGLFGGILAFPILTLISIELNKRKVEGYYYPLLIAILSIIVIILSKTFSPSTYALIASLTSYFMRTGGGLTIAEASPLLSLGGQFSLQPLWYNFGALGYISFVALAILIYKAFTQKNAPENTFLIVWTLMIIWAMLQQNRFAYYYSVNAAILSAWVGVKVLEMAGWEKLIENIKSKTFNAKNIKLMHILSAAFIVLILIYPSYSLAMQQSQGTGGPNGYWIEATQWLRYNTPDPGLDYYESYEIPAESETYQYPETAYGVMSWWDYGHWIEVIGHRIPNANPFQQGVGGRRNSIEEENLPGASTFFTTPSEEAATEVLEAIHPDPEKAGARYIVSDVEMATGKFYAMTAWTLDTADYYIQVQTDSGTMTVPGPRYYNSMEARLHIFDGNGLKQYRLVHESPIGSTQEPGYKNVYNVLYSGNLAEENTGYVKIFEYVEGASITGTAPENETVTISNTIRTNQMRTFTYTQSTTSDGTYSFTVPYSTEGPIEGETQFDTMPTGPYVISYGDVIEQVSVSELDVLNGNTIEV